From Bifidobacterium longum subsp. longum JCM 1217, one genomic window encodes:
- the pgm gene encoding phosphoglucomutase (alpha-D-glucose-1,6-bisphosphate-dependent), with translation MVANNAGQPATPADLINVDEVIGKYYDLVPDPEVPEQRVIFGTSGHRGSSLKTSFNEAHIIAISQAIAEYRKKAGVTGPLYLGSDTHALSGPAKKTAIEVLVANGVHVRVDSRDDFVPTPVVSQAILTHNRAADGTQRFEGEGLADGIVVTPSHNPPTDGGFKYDPVTGGPAPAETTNAIAARANELLGDFKSIKRVPYEEAIKSEYVEGFDFREHYVDDLENVIDFDVIRNSGVRLGIDPLGGASVNYWPLINEKYGLNIGVVRPEVDPTWRFMTIDHDGKIRMDPSSPYAMKGLVDELNAGAWDKYDLVGGTDPDADRHGIVCPNWGVMNPNHYIAVCVEYLFGGNRPGWPEGAAVGKTLVSSSLIDRVAASINAKVIEVPVGFKWFVDPLFSGEVAFGGEESSGMSFLRKDGRVWTTDKDGLIPDLLAAEITAKTGKNPAQLHQEQVERFGESWYKRVDTPTTLEQKAKFAKLTGDDVAATQLAGEDITAKLTEAPGNHAKIGGLKVTTKDNWFAARPSGTENIYKVYAESFVSPEALDKVLDEATVVVDKALSE, from the coding sequence ATGGTAGCAAACAATGCGGGTCAGCCCGCCACCCCAGCAGATCTGATCAATGTCGATGAGGTTATCGGCAAATACTATGACCTCGTCCCCGATCCCGAAGTCCCCGAGCAGCGTGTCATCTTCGGCACCTCCGGCCACCGCGGATCGTCCCTGAAGACCTCGTTCAACGAGGCCCACATCATCGCCATCTCCCAGGCCATCGCCGAATACCGCAAGAAGGCCGGCGTCACCGGCCCGCTGTACCTCGGCTCCGACACCCACGCGCTGTCCGGCCCGGCCAAGAAGACCGCCATCGAGGTGCTCGTCGCCAACGGCGTGCACGTGCGCGTCGATTCCCGTGACGACTTCGTGCCCACCCCGGTGGTCTCCCAGGCCATCCTGACCCACAACCGTGCGGCCGACGGCACCCAGCGCTTCGAGGGCGAGGGCCTCGCCGACGGCATCGTCGTCACGCCGTCCCACAACCCGCCCACCGACGGTGGCTTCAAGTACGACCCCGTCACCGGCGGCCCGGCTCCGGCCGAGACCACCAATGCCATCGCCGCTCGCGCCAACGAGCTGCTCGGCGACTTCAAGTCCATCAAGCGTGTGCCCTACGAGGAGGCCATCAAGTCCGAGTACGTCGAGGGCTTCGACTTCCGCGAGCACTACGTGGACGACCTGGAGAACGTCATCGACTTCGACGTGATCCGCAACTCCGGCGTGCGTCTGGGCATCGATCCGCTCGGCGGCGCTTCCGTGAACTACTGGCCGCTCATCAACGAGAAGTACGGCCTGAACATCGGCGTGGTGCGTCCTGAGGTCGACCCGACCTGGCGCTTCATGACCATCGACCACGACGGCAAGATCCGCATGGACCCGTCTTCCCCGTACGCCATGAAGGGCCTGGTCGACGAGCTCAACGCCGGCGCTTGGGACAAGTACGATCTGGTCGGCGGCACCGACCCGGACGCCGACCGTCACGGCATCGTCTGCCCGAACTGGGGCGTGATGAACCCGAACCACTACATCGCCGTGTGCGTGGAGTACCTGTTCGGCGGCAACCGTCCGGGCTGGCCTGAGGGCGCAGCCGTGGGCAAGACGCTGGTCTCCTCTTCCCTGATCGACCGCGTGGCCGCATCGATCAACGCGAAGGTCATCGAAGTGCCGGTGGGCTTCAAGTGGTTCGTGGACCCGCTGTTCAGCGGCGAAGTCGCCTTCGGCGGCGAGGAGAGCTCCGGCATGAGCTTCCTGCGCAAGGACGGCCGCGTGTGGACCACCGATAAGGATGGTCTGATCCCCGACCTGCTGGCCGCCGAGATCACCGCCAAGACCGGCAAGAACCCGGCCCAGCTTCACCAGGAGCAGGTCGAGCGCTTCGGCGAGTCTTGGTACAAGCGCGTCGACACCCCGACCACGCTGGAGCAGAAGGCCAAGTTCGCCAAGCTGACCGGTGATGATGTGGCCGCCACGCAGCTGGCTGGCGAAGACATCACCGCCAAGCTGACCGAGGCACCGGGCAACCACGCCAAGATCGGCGGTCTGAAGGTCACCACCAAGGACAACTGGTTCGCCGCCCGCCCCTCCGGCACCGAGAACATCTACAAGGTGTACGCCGAGTCTTTCGTCTCCCCCGAGGCTCTGGACAAGGTGCTCGACGAGGCCACCGTCGTGGTAGACAAGGCCCTGAGCGAGTGA
- a CDS encoding IS30-like element ISBlo4 family transposase: MTRSHRNEDRGGEHRWTFNGVEYPTRKLMCEARRAEYVRLLDEEGMNFTQAAHAVGVSKRTGKAWRNGRTRATGRNEKPLVDWYRSTMDKPKTLHPRYLSQEERIQIADRLRLGDSIRAIARLLGRDPGTVSREVERNRNPESGGYEPYRAQQKAADRLKRPKPRKAAEGTRLWDEIAAGLRRHWSPEQIANRLRLDFPDNGDMHASVETIYQAIYLQARGELKQELKRAMRQGRTARRPQGGQGRKPRFREPMAMISERPPEIEDRAVPGHWEGDLITGSRNKSAIGTLVERTTRFTILLHLPDGHDAEHVQQAIIDKMQHLPKLLRNSLTWDQGAELALHKRIGASLDMAVYFCDPHSPWQRGTNENTNGLLRQYFPKGTDLSVYPEDYLDAVAEELNDRPRKTLGFMKPSEKIIELLDAA; this comes from the coding sequence GTGACCAGAAGCCACCGAAACGAAGACCGTGGCGGGGAACACCGTTGGACGTTCAACGGCGTCGAATATCCGACGAGGAAGCTGATGTGCGAGGCGAGACGCGCCGAGTACGTGCGCCTGCTGGACGAGGAAGGCATGAACTTCACCCAGGCCGCGCACGCGGTCGGCGTCTCGAAACGCACCGGCAAGGCGTGGCGCAACGGCAGGACGCGCGCCACGGGAAGGAACGAGAAACCCCTGGTGGACTGGTATCGTTCCACCATGGACAAACCCAAGACCCTCCATCCGCGCTACCTGAGCCAGGAGGAGCGCATCCAGATCGCGGACCGTCTGCGTCTGGGCGATTCGATCCGCGCCATCGCCCGCCTGCTGGGCCGCGACCCCGGCACGGTCAGCCGCGAGGTCGAGCGCAACAGGAATCCCGAGTCCGGCGGTTACGAGCCTTACCGCGCCCAGCAGAAGGCCGCGGACCGGCTCAAACGCCCCAAACCGCGCAAGGCGGCCGAGGGCACGCGACTGTGGGACGAGATCGCCGCCGGGTTGCGCAGGCATTGGAGCCCGGAGCAGATAGCCAACCGGCTGAGGCTGGACTTCCCGGATAATGGGGATATGCACGCGAGCGTCGAGACGATCTACCAGGCCATCTACCTGCAGGCCAGGGGCGAACTCAAGCAGGAGCTGAAACGCGCCATGAGGCAGGGGCGAACCGCCCGCAGACCCCAAGGCGGCCAAGGCCGCAAACCCCGTTTCCGCGAACCCATGGCCATGATCTCGGAGCGACCCCCGGAGATCGAGGACCGGGCGGTCCCGGGCCACTGGGAGGGCGATCTCATCACCGGCAGCCGCAACAAAAGCGCCATCGGCACGCTCGTCGAGCGCACCACCAGGTTCACGATCCTGCTGCACCTGCCCGACGGGCACGACGCCGAACACGTCCAGCAGGCCATCATCGACAAGATGCAGCACCTGCCCAAACTCCTGCGCAACAGCCTGACCTGGGACCAGGGAGCGGAACTCGCCCTGCACAAACGGATCGGCGCCTCGCTGGACATGGCCGTCTACTTCTGCGACCCGCACTCCCCGTGGCAGCGCGGCACCAACGAGAACACCAACGGGCTCCTGCGCCAGTACTTCCCCAAAGGCACCGACCTATCCGTCTACCCGGAGGACTACCTCGACGCGGTCGCCGAGGAACTCAACGACCGGCCACGCAAAACCCTCGGGTTCATGAAACCAAGCGAGAAGATCATCGAACTGCTCGACGCCGCGTGA
- a CDS encoding RrF2 family transcriptional regulator — translation MNGDHSLAVHALVYLDHRATHLPSQILAENICTNAARVRKVMRPLASAGLIATKEGAEGGYALARPAAEITLRAVAEATGTTFVKVNWTPGDVHEDCLVSSSMGAVMNDIYAGLNRTCLEQLEHTTIHDITEQIFSERKG, via the coding sequence ATGAACGGCGACCATTCACTGGCAGTGCACGCATTGGTCTACCTTGACCATCGCGCCACACACCTGCCCAGTCAGATCCTGGCCGAGAACATATGTACCAATGCGGCGCGCGTGCGCAAAGTAATGCGACCGCTCGCCTCAGCCGGACTCATCGCCACTAAAGAGGGTGCTGAAGGCGGGTACGCTCTGGCCCGGCCCGCCGCCGAAATCACTTTGCGCGCGGTAGCGGAAGCCACCGGCACCACTTTTGTGAAAGTGAACTGGACACCGGGCGACGTACACGAGGACTGTCTGGTGTCATCTTCAATGGGCGCAGTGATGAACGACATCTATGCCGGGCTCAACCGCACTTGCCTCGAACAACTCGAACACACCACCATCCACGACATCACCGAACAGATATTCAGCGAGCGCAAAGGCTAA
- a CDS encoding FAD-dependent oxidoreductase produces the protein MSISTPNAISTPSTSPTITTDALIIGFGKGGKTLAAKLSAAGRKVVVAEASADMYGGTCINIGCLPSKSLILSAEQARRDGANSTPETREAAFEAAIKEKRRVTSMLRDKNYHKLADQDNITVITGRAHFTGPHSVEIATAEGPVAVTASKIFINTGATPRIPDIPGIHTTPGVYTSTGLMDLDDMPQRLVIIGSGFIGLEFASMFADFGTAVTVLQHNAEFLPREDADVAAAIRAQLEAQGVKFLFNADTKAIAPAADGGVRLSVAVKGMTRGASQACDSTPAGTGNAHTDITGATDTTTTTSPTSNPTDHATMSHVQTKPSDDGEPRFAEPAEARFCLTTDAVLVATGRTPNVEGLHLEAAGVELTERGAVKVDELLRTTAADIWALGDVNGGPQHTYISLDDYRVVWSQLNGSDRPYTVKDRKHVPSSTFLATPYSRVGLNEREAKAAGLDYVVKRLPVAAVPKAQVMRRPDGLMKAIVERNTGRILGAMLLSVESHEVINIVKLAMDLDAPASTLRDMVFTHPTIAEALNDLFA, from the coding sequence ATGTCCATCAGCACACCCAATGCCATCAGCACACCCAGCACCTCCCCCACTATCACCACCGACGCCCTGATCATTGGATTCGGCAAGGGCGGCAAAACCTTGGCTGCCAAGCTCAGTGCAGCCGGCCGCAAGGTCGTCGTCGCCGAGGCAAGCGCCGACATGTACGGCGGCACCTGCATCAATATCGGATGCTTGCCGTCCAAGTCACTGATTTTGTCCGCCGAACAGGCGCGGCGGGATGGCGCGAACAGTACTCCCGAAACCCGCGAAGCAGCGTTCGAGGCTGCTATCAAGGAGAAGCGCCGCGTCACTTCGATGCTGCGCGACAAGAACTATCACAAGCTCGCCGACCAAGACAACATCACCGTAATCACCGGCCGCGCTCACTTCACCGGCCCTCATAGCGTGGAAATCGCCACCGCTGAGGGCCCGGTCGCCGTGACCGCCAGCAAGATCTTCATCAATACCGGTGCCACGCCGCGCATTCCGGATATTCCCGGTATCCACACTACGCCCGGCGTCTACACCAGCACTGGACTGATGGATCTCGACGATATGCCGCAGCGACTGGTGATTATCGGTTCAGGATTCATTGGACTTGAGTTTGCCTCGATGTTTGCCGATTTCGGCACGGCGGTTACCGTGCTGCAGCACAATGCCGAGTTCCTGCCGCGCGAGGATGCGGATGTGGCGGCCGCGATTCGCGCACAGTTGGAAGCGCAGGGCGTCAAGTTCCTGTTCAACGCGGATACCAAGGCCATCGCGCCTGCTGCTGACGGCGGCGTCAGGTTGTCCGTTGCGGTGAAGGGTATGACTCGCGGCGCATCGCAAGCTTGCGATTCCACCCCCGCCGGCACCGGGAACGCTCATACCGATATCACCGGCGCCACCGACACTACAACAACCACCAGCCCCACTAGCAACCCGACCGATCACGCCACGATGTCACACGTTCAAACGAAACCATCAGACGATGGCGAGCCGCGGTTCGCCGAGCCGGCTGAAGCCCGATTCTGCCTGACCACCGACGCGGTACTGGTGGCCACCGGACGTACGCCGAACGTCGAGGGACTGCATCTTGAGGCAGCTGGCGTGGAGCTCACCGAACGCGGTGCCGTGAAAGTCGACGAGCTTCTGCGCACCACAGCAGCCGACATTTGGGCTCTGGGCGATGTGAACGGCGGCCCGCAGCACACGTACATTTCGCTGGATGACTATCGCGTGGTGTGGTCGCAGCTCAATGGTTCCGACCGTCCGTACACGGTGAAGGACCGCAAGCATGTGCCGTCGAGCACATTCCTCGCCACGCCTTACTCGCGCGTGGGATTGAATGAGCGCGAGGCGAAGGCGGCTGGATTGGATTATGTGGTCAAGCGATTGCCGGTGGCCGCTGTGCCGAAGGCCCAGGTAATGCGGCGACCGGATGGTCTGATGAAGGCGATTGTGGAACGCAATACTGGCCGCATTCTGGGTGCGATGCTGCTTTCCGTCGAGTCGCACGAGGTGATCAATATCGTCAAGTTGGCGATGGATCTTGACGCGCCGGCCAGCACGTTGCGCGATATGGTGTTCACGCATCCGACGATTGCCGAGGCACTGAACGACTTGTTCGCGTAG
- a CDS encoding ribonuclease H family protein — protein MGWAWADHEQNAGGKPGHKHDDHGYDAGGATNGTNQIGELCAVLEALRAHPGPEPLLIESDSQYAINCSTKWVKGWKKNGWKNSQKKPVKNKELIQAIDREISQRPGPVDFRWVKGHAGNEGNELVDELARTYAGDCRSGARDGYLPIEGWQSLLGSEYAHGTDVPPDVQLVLDGKADAASLRKPAAATDQTDAARPETKSSSPLAAQSTQPVQSTQPVQSTQPVQSTQPVPPAKPSGLTVSGTLTFSPAPKTSPYFNGQPMPIKGSIEIEGYVDGDGNLTITNAPFVRH, from the coding sequence ATGGGCTGGGCCTGGGCCGATCATGAGCAGAACGCCGGCGGCAAGCCCGGCCATAAGCACGACGACCATGGTTATGATGCGGGCGGCGCGACCAACGGCACCAATCAGATTGGTGAGCTGTGCGCAGTGCTGGAAGCTTTGCGAGCGCACCCGGGCCCTGAGCCATTGCTCATCGAATCGGATTCGCAGTACGCCATCAATTGCTCGACCAAGTGGGTCAAAGGCTGGAAGAAGAACGGCTGGAAAAATTCGCAGAAAAAGCCTGTGAAGAACAAAGAGCTTATTCAGGCGATCGACCGTGAGATCTCACAACGCCCTGGCCCGGTGGATTTCCGATGGGTCAAAGGTCACGCCGGCAACGAGGGCAATGAGTTGGTCGATGAACTGGCACGCACCTATGCGGGCGATTGCCGTTCGGGTGCGCGCGACGGCTATCTACCGATTGAAGGCTGGCAGTCGCTGCTGGGCTCCGAATACGCACATGGCACCGATGTGCCTCCAGACGTGCAATTGGTATTGGACGGCAAAGCGGATGCGGCAAGTTTGCGCAAGCCGGCTGCGGCGACGGATCAGACGGATGCCGCAAGGCCGGAGACCAAGTCTTCGTCACCCTTAGCGGCACAATCAACGCAACCTGTACAATCAACGCAACCTGTACAATCAACGCAACCTGTACAATCAACGCAACCTGTACCCCCCGCAAAGCCCAGCGGGCTGACGGTATCCGGTACGCTGACCTTCTCCCCCGCGCCGAAAACGAGCCCGTATTTCAACGGGCAGCCGATGCCGATCAAAGGCAGCATCGAAATCGAAGGCTATGTGGACGGCGACGGCAACCTGACCATCACCAACGCACCATTCGTACGACACTGA
- the rpiA gene encoding ribose-5-phosphate isomerase RpiA, translating into MDKAQQDALKKAAGIEAAKLVENGMIAGLGTGSTVKFLVDELGRRHQEEGLEFTGVTTSRRTQAQAESYGIKIVDIDDVDHIDVTIDGADEVDKNFNGIKGGGAALLWEKIVATNSNQIVWIVDESKVVDTIGKFPLPVEVIPFGAGQVIKKFEARGYKPVLRLDADGKEVRTDENNFVVDLHLERIDHPQELAEDLINTVGVVEHGLFLNMVDKVIVGDPNGPRVMTNANK; encoded by the coding sequence ATGGATAAGGCACAGCAGGATGCGCTGAAGAAGGCGGCCGGCATCGAAGCCGCCAAGCTCGTTGAAAACGGCATGATCGCAGGCCTCGGCACTGGTTCGACCGTGAAGTTCCTGGTGGACGAGCTCGGCCGCCGTCATCAGGAGGAAGGTCTTGAGTTCACTGGCGTGACCACGTCTCGCCGCACGCAGGCCCAGGCCGAGAGCTACGGCATCAAGATCGTGGACATCGACGACGTGGACCACATCGACGTGACCATTGACGGCGCCGACGAAGTCGACAAGAACTTCAACGGCATCAAGGGCGGCGGCGCTGCTCTGCTGTGGGAGAAGATCGTGGCCACCAACTCCAACCAGATCGTGTGGATCGTGGACGAGTCCAAGGTTGTGGACACCATCGGCAAGTTCCCGCTGCCGGTCGAGGTCATTCCGTTCGGTGCCGGCCAAGTCATCAAGAAGTTCGAGGCCCGCGGCTACAAGCCGGTGCTTCGTCTTGACGCCGACGGCAAGGAAGTGCGCACCGACGAGAACAACTTCGTGGTGGACCTGCACCTGGAGCGCATCGATCACCCGCAGGAGCTGGCCGAAGACCTCATCAACACGGTCGGCGTGGTGGAGCACGGCCTGTTCCTCAACATGGTCGACAAGGTCATCGTCGGCGACCCGAACGGCCCGCGCGTGATGACCAACGCCAACAAGTGA
- a CDS encoding 30S ribosomal protein bS22: MGSVIKKRRKRMSKKKHRKLLRKTRHQRK, encoded by the coding sequence ATGGGTTCTGTCATCAAGAAGCGCCGCAAGCGGATGAGCAAGAAGAAGCACCGCAAACTGCTGCGTAAGACCCGCCACCAGCGTAAGTAG
- a CDS encoding DNA repair protein RadA has translation MAKSSVQYVCSECGWNGPKWYGRCPECGQWGTVEEFHEARPAAGSRTAAPGRTSRTQSVTVANNARSAARPITEVGTESVERLGTGFSEFDRVLGGGVVPGSVTLIAGEPGIGKSTLLLQTAGNIARVVAGDSTFRGAGQRSAQQSGRAQGNASNTVPMRGNASSTHANTVLYISGEESQAQVRLRASRINAVEPNLLLASTTDLSTVLGLIEQNKPALAIVDSAQTIVSQEVDGISGGSTQVREVASALIDTAKTLDIPVFLVGHVTKDGSIAGPRTLEHLVDVVCQFEGDSETALRMLRAVKNRFGPTDEVGCFDMSGEGIEEVTDPAGLFLSGDGPDAANAAPVEGTCVTFTLDGHRSLPIEVQALVTTSVLPTPRRAVNGVDPSRIAMLVAVLYRHSKLNLLSNDLYISTIAGGQAKEPGSDLAIVAALASAATSKPIARATCAIGEISLTGQVRPVPRMEYRLREAARLGFTTAVIPPLRKPVHVEGLQLVESNTLSDALDALGVRK, from the coding sequence ATGGCGAAATCAAGTGTGCAGTATGTATGTTCCGAATGCGGTTGGAACGGGCCGAAGTGGTACGGCCGTTGCCCCGAGTGTGGTCAGTGGGGCACGGTCGAGGAATTTCACGAGGCTCGGCCGGCGGCAGGCTCTCGCACGGCCGCTCCCGGCCGAACATCACGCACGCAGTCGGTTACGGTTGCCAACAACGCCAGATCTGCAGCCCGTCCGATTACCGAAGTGGGCACGGAAAGCGTCGAGCGGCTCGGTACCGGGTTTTCCGAATTCGACCGTGTGCTCGGCGGTGGCGTGGTGCCGGGTTCAGTAACGCTGATAGCGGGCGAACCGGGTATCGGCAAGTCGACATTGCTGTTGCAGACGGCCGGCAATATCGCGCGCGTTGTGGCGGGAGACAGTACGTTCCGAGGGGCAGGTCAGCGGTCTGCCCAACAGTCGGGCCGGGCGCAGGGCAACGCATCGAACACGGTGCCGATGCGGGGCAACGCATCATCAACACACGCCAACACCGTGCTGTACATTTCCGGCGAGGAATCACAGGCGCAGGTTCGTTTGCGCGCTTCCCGCATCAATGCGGTGGAGCCGAACTTGTTACTGGCCTCCACCACCGACCTGTCCACAGTATTGGGGCTGATCGAACAGAACAAGCCGGCCTTGGCCATTGTGGATTCGGCGCAGACCATCGTCTCGCAGGAGGTCGATGGCATTTCCGGCGGTTCGACTCAGGTGCGCGAAGTGGCAAGCGCGCTGATAGATACCGCTAAGACACTTGACATTCCAGTATTTCTGGTTGGTCATGTGACCAAGGATGGTTCGATTGCAGGCCCGCGCACATTGGAGCATCTGGTCGATGTGGTCTGCCAATTCGAAGGCGACAGCGAGACTGCGCTGAGAATGCTGCGAGCGGTGAAGAATCGTTTTGGCCCGACCGATGAAGTCGGCTGTTTCGACATGAGCGGTGAAGGCATCGAAGAGGTCACCGATCCCGCCGGATTGTTCCTGTCTGGAGACGGCCCTGATGCGGCCAACGCGGCACCCGTGGAAGGCACCTGCGTGACGTTCACATTGGATGGGCATCGCAGTCTGCCTATCGAAGTACAGGCTCTGGTCACCACGTCGGTGCTGCCCACACCCCGTCGTGCGGTCAATGGCGTGGACCCCAGCCGTATCGCCATGCTGGTCGCGGTGCTCTACCGTCACAGCAAGCTCAACCTGCTGTCCAACGACCTGTATATCTCCACTATTGCCGGGGGCCAGGCCAAGGAGCCCGGTTCCGACTTGGCGATAGTGGCGGCACTGGCGAGCGCCGCCACGTCAAAACCCATTGCGCGAGCCACGTGCGCCATTGGTGAGATTTCCCTGACCGGTCAGGTGCGCCCGGTACCGCGTATGGAATATCGCCTTCGCGAGGCCGCACGCCTCGGCTTCACCACGGCGGTCATTCCGCCACTGCGCAAGCCGGTGCATGTCGAGGGACTTCAGCTGGTGGAGTCCAACACATTGTCCGACGCATTAGACGCCTTGGGAGTGCGTAAATAG
- the ribF gene encoding bifunctional riboflavin kinase/FMN adenylyltransferase, with protein sequence MDITHLTPDAEGSIEWPSFSNDKKAVVTLGAFDGMHLGHQAVIKRVVELAHQHDAFSVVILFDPRPAFVHGWVISHHGEEPAVQNVDAEALTSVDDRLHRMEQFGVDHVLVVHYTLAFAAMSYIFFLGRLTGKLGMRTLVLGQDAAMGKGREGDVKHIANLAAATGVFELDVVDDRGPGEVRIPRDFKPEAPSEWGEPVDPLANATKAERRAWSKKNQAKAMRAWSSTNVRYLLAHGRIQDANAILGAPHSIEGEVVHGEERGRTIGFPTANLGSDIAGYIPVDGVYAGWLVDGENRWPAAISIGTKPTFSEKTGLNERVVEAYCITEEWIDLYDHKVRVEFVGFLRPQVKFDGPDQLVDELKRNVEETKRLTA encoded by the coding sequence ATGGATATCACGCACCTGACCCCTGACGCCGAAGGTTCGATTGAATGGCCCTCGTTCAGTAACGATAAGAAGGCCGTGGTGACATTGGGCGCATTTGATGGCATGCACTTGGGTCATCAGGCGGTGATCAAGCGTGTGGTGGAACTCGCGCACCAGCATGATGCTTTTTCCGTGGTGATTCTGTTTGATCCGCGCCCCGCATTCGTGCACGGCTGGGTCATCTCGCACCATGGCGAAGAACCCGCGGTGCAGAACGTGGATGCCGAAGCCTTGACCAGTGTGGATGATCGACTGCACCGCATGGAACAGTTCGGCGTGGACCACGTGCTGGTGGTGCACTACACGCTGGCCTTCGCAGCTATGTCATACATTTTCTTCCTTGGCCGACTCACCGGCAAGCTGGGTATGCGCACGTTGGTCCTTGGGCAGGATGCCGCCATGGGCAAGGGTCGAGAAGGTGATGTGAAGCATATCGCCAATCTTGCCGCCGCCACCGGTGTATTCGAACTTGATGTGGTCGATGACCGTGGCCCGGGTGAAGTGCGTATTCCGCGCGATTTCAAGCCGGAAGCCCCGAGCGAATGGGGAGAGCCCGTCGACCCGCTGGCCAATGCCACCAAGGCCGAGCGCCGCGCATGGAGCAAGAAGAACCAGGCCAAGGCAATGCGCGCATGGAGCTCCACCAATGTGCGCTACCTGCTGGCTCATGGCCGAATCCAGGACGCCAACGCCATTCTGGGTGCTCCGCACTCCATCGAGGGCGAAGTGGTGCACGGTGAGGAGCGTGGCCGCACCATCGGATTCCCCACCGCCAATCTTGGCTCCGACATTGCAGGCTACATTCCGGTCGACGGCGTCTATGCCGGTTGGCTGGTAGATGGTGAAAACCGTTGGCCCGCCGCCATCTCCATTGGCACCAAACCCACCTTCAGCGAGAAAACAGGGCTCAACGAACGTGTGGTGGAGGCCTACTGCATCACTGAAGAATGGATCGACCTGTACGACCACAAGGTTCGCGTCGAATTCGTCGGCTTCCTGCGCCCGCAGGTCAAGTTTGATGGCCCCGACCAACTCGTCGACGAACTCAAGCGCAACGTCGAGGAGACCAAGCGTCTTACCGCCTGA
- a CDS encoding tRNA pseudouridine synthase B, whose amino-acid sequence MLHTTPSGLLIIDKPQGVTSFDAVAAVRGALHIKKVGHAGTLDPMATGTLVIAFGHATRLLNAIVAHDKTYEATIRLGLRTTTDDAEGEVLVDDEARSRWQTLSAQLTEGGQSGEPTALPTASWQDLLTRTIATNFTGDIEQVPNTFSAIKINGQRAYDLAREGKDVELKPRPVTISEFTVLDIRSGFVAGEQAAEPLREDANTGAIPALDVDVRISCSSGTYIRALARDLGKELGVGGYLTRLRRTRVGRFALPDDASGLIAPEAMLDTRTHTVTAHTDQKTFTNREGQTVTRNKCVLDTPEGLAGDERRNWLLDHALTMEQAARGAMPALDITPEEASELRFGRRIERTISEPTAAIVPQTHDVAAIIERANAHQAKPVTVFPLA is encoded by the coding sequence GTGCTTCATACAACCCCCAGCGGTCTGCTCATCATCGACAAGCCGCAAGGCGTGACCAGTTTCGACGCCGTCGCCGCCGTGCGCGGCGCGTTGCACATCAAGAAGGTCGGTCACGCCGGCACCCTTGACCCCATGGCCACTGGCACGCTGGTCATCGCCTTCGGCCACGCCACACGACTGCTCAACGCCATCGTGGCGCATGACAAAACCTACGAGGCTACCATACGCCTCGGCCTGCGCACCACTACCGACGATGCCGAAGGCGAGGTGCTTGTCGATGACGAAGCCCGCTCCCGCTGGCAAACGCTATCAGCGCAGCTGACTGAGGGTGGCCAGAGCGGCGAACCAACGGCGTTACCAACTGCCTCATGGCAAGACCTGCTCACACGCACCATCGCCACCAATTTCACCGGCGATATCGAACAAGTCCCCAATACGTTCTCCGCCATCAAAATCAACGGCCAGCGTGCCTACGACTTGGCTCGCGAAGGCAAGGATGTGGAACTCAAACCCCGCCCGGTCACCATCAGCGAATTCACCGTGCTGGATATCCGCAGCGGATTCGTAGCAGGGGAGCAGGCCGCTGAACCATTGCGGGAAGACGCGAACACGGGAGCGATTCCCGCACTTGATGTTGACGTGCGGATCAGCTGTTCATCGGGCACCTATATCCGCGCGCTCGCCCGCGATCTCGGCAAAGAACTTGGCGTCGGCGGATACCTGACCCGTTTGCGCCGTACGCGAGTCGGCCGATTCGCGTTGCCGGACGATGCCAGCGGACTTATCGCTCCTGAGGCGATGCTTGACACGCGAACCCATACCGTCACCGCACATACCGATCAGAAGACGTTCACTAATCGGGAAGGGCAAACCGTCACGCGCAACAAGTGCGTATTGGACACTCCTGAAGGTCTTGCCGGTGACGAGCGCCGCAACTGGCTGCTTGACCATGCCCTTACCATGGAACAGGCCGCTCGAGGTGCGATGCCGGCGCTTGACATCACTCCTGAGGAGGCCAGCGAATTACGCTTCGGCCGCCGTATTGAGCGTACAATCAGCGAGCCCACTGCCGCCATTGTGCCGCAAACGCATGATGTGGCGGCGATTATCGAGCGTGCAAACGCTCATCAGGCCAAGCCGGTCACCGTATTCCCCCTCGCGTAA